GATGCATTTTTCTCCTCTCTGAAGTTCTTAAAGCTAGGCCACCCTTGTGGTAAGATGGGTTTAATTTTAGGATTCTCTGAGCTTCATTGTGCCCCATTGTAAATGTTTATACATTTGAAATAAGAATTCTATCACCATACAGGAACATGGTGCTTCAGAATGAGTCAATTGATGAAGAGCTTGAACATTTTGAGGATGTTGTTGAAGAAACTGATGATGAACCAAACACTacatcaaagaaagaagaacatGTTGTTGGGCTTGTTCATGGTAGTGATGCTGCTAAGTCTGACAGTGCATCTTCAGAAGATGATGATGACACTCCTGCTTCTGATTCTGAAGATGTTTCGGATGGAGAGGAATTGCTTGTGAGAAATGACTCAAAAGATCTTGAGGAATCCAAAACCTTATCTGAACATAATGGGCAGCAACGTCAAGTATCCTCTAAGTCATCTTTGTTGCCTGGAGGGTACAATCTGCGGCATAGAGAACCCTCTTACTGGTCAGTTGTCTATCCTAAGCTTATTTTAACTAGTTCCAACTTCCACAGCGTGCAACATATATACATTGGCAATAAAGACTATAATACAATACTTTGGATAGAAGCCTTCTGGGCATGAGGATAAACTGTTTAGCTCGTCAGGGGTGAAAAGCCCTTGGATTACTTGGTAACTAGTTCTAGCGGGTGGGGTCCAGTTGCCCATAGGCATTTGATTAATAGTAAGGATTATTGTACAGTATGCTCTGCGACGTACAACTAATCTAAGTGAAGTTCTCCTACATCCAAAAAAACACTTTGGACAGAAAACCACAAAATCAtccaaattataaatatttaatctAGTCATTGTGTAATAGTTAAGCAACATTGAACATCTTTGCTGTAGGAACAACCTAGTGCagggtttttcttttgggttatGTTGCAAATTTTCTAACACATTGCCTTTCTCTTTATCTAATAGCGTGTTCATTCTTTTCTCTCGTTCTAATTTTCTAATGCACTTTCAGCAATGCGAATCATGTAAGCTGGTGGGAGCTGGTGGTACTTGCTTCTCATTCTCACCCTTCAGTTGCTACCATGGCTAAGACCCTTCTTTCGGGGGCCAATATTGTGTACAATGGAAACCCACTGCATGACCTATCACTGACTGCTTTTCTAGACAAATTCATGGAGAAGAAACCAAAGCCAAGCACATGGCATGGTGGTTCCCAGATCGAACCTTCTAGGAAGGTCAGTTTCTATACTGAACTTTCTAGACCTGtaaatatttttccttaagtaaccccccccccccccccaaaaaaaaaatcctaatgtGAAATTCTTGTCTAGTGTTCTTGAGTGATGAAATCATGGAACTTTTATTGTGTTGCTGACTTGATTTTTGTCTCCAGCTTGACatgaacaataatttaattGGGCCAGAGATTCTCTCTTTGGCTGAAGTTGATGTACCCCCAGAGGATCTTGTCTTTCACAAGTTTTATGTGAATAAAATGACTTCCtccaagaaaccaaaaaagaaaaagaagaaaggagcaGAGGAAGAGGCTGCTGAAGATTTGTTTGAAGCGGATGGTGGTGAAGTGGATGAAGGTGAAGTGGATGGCGGTGATGAGAGTGATAAcgaagaaattgaaaatatgttgGATTCGGCTAATGTTTCCATGGAAGCAGATGGTGACTACGATTATGATGATTTGGACCAAGTTGCTAATGAAGATGATGAAGACTTGGTTGGTAATGTCAGCGATGCAGAAACAGATGTCCCCTCAGATATTGCTGAGGGAGAAGATTTTGATGCCATTGCAGGTGATGATCACAGTGACGAGGGCGATGATGTTGATATAGGGGATGCAGATGATGATGTTGATAATGAGGATGGGGATGAGGATGAGATATTtgaccaaagaaaaagaaaacaaaaggctGGTGGCAAGGCTGCAGCGTCCCCATTTGCAAGTCTTGAAGATTATGAGCATTTGTTGAATGGGGATAGTCCTGCTAAAGAGGGTTCTACGAAAAAGAAGCTCAAGTCAcgaaagaaaagaagagtcaCCAAAAATGAATCTTGACAACTCATTCACTATACCATCTGATCTAGGAAACACAATGTAATACTCAATTTATTCACATCTTGCAGTAGCTGGAAAGAGATTATTCAGCCTAGTGCATCAATTACTGGTACAAATGGCACCCCAACTATTCCGTAGCATTTTTTGTTAAAGAGGAAATATGCTTTGATTAATCTAGAAACAGAACTCAAGGCTCAAGTGCAGCAAACTTGCTTTTTGGGCTTTGCTACACCTCATATAATCCCTTCCGAGATCCCCTTTGCTCATAGGTTTTTCTTTGTATTGGATATTTGTCACCTTCTTTGAATGAGATTGGATTGCAAAGTCCCAACATCATAGTCATGAGATTCAATTCATTGCACTTGCATGAAATGGGAGACCATGACCTCTGGTTCATCTTCTCTATATTCCAGTTTATCAACTCAAGCCATACTTTTCTTATGATGTAAAGTACAGTATTCCGTATGCATGGAACAAAAAATCAAGTATAGTTTGGATGAAAAGGAAAACGACATGTAGTTTACCAGGGCAAAAAGGACTGACCAGGGAGCTTACCAGGGCAAAAAGGACAGGGTCTTGCTCTTTTGATGAAAAGTGAATAAAAGAGAACAAACATCAAGTTGAGGAAAAAGCCAAAAGGCTATGCGTAATTTAACCATAAAGATCAGCAGTGTACTAGTGTAAACTCGATAAAACTTCATGCTATGCCTTTGTGTGGACGTGGCAAAAGGGGCAGGTCTGGTTTGGGTAGGGTCAATCGGGTTGTTGATATGTATTTtcaaacaaactttttttttttcaattataaaaaaacaaatcaataataacctgtttagagagaatgaataaaatcaattaaagaaatGAATTGCACTCAATGTCACTTGTTAATATTCTTTTAATTATAACAGTTTTGGGCATGACAAATTATTTATAGTCATAAATTTATGATGAAAAAAAGTCTCTAATGTTAATAGTTCATTGTCAAAATGcatataattacaagtttacaatTTCAAAAAGAGAGAtcttaaaataaacaaaacaagtaaGCTAGCAAAAAAGAGTAGAGGCACAGtcacatagagagaaaagagtaaAGGGCAGAGGCGGAGAAAAGCTGAAAGGGTAAAGGTAGAGGCGCAAGCTTTGTGTGAAATTGAAAAAGTGCGAAATGTGTGAAAGTGTGAAAAGAAGGGCAGAGGCGCAAGAGTAGAGGAACTGAGCAAGCTTTGATCTTTGTGGTTTGTTACATTTCACATTTGTGCCTTTGACTTTGGATTATAGCTAGTCAATTATtgaatgggatttttttttttttttaatggttgtcTTGTGTTGTCTTATCTCATTCTCTCATGTCTGTGAAACTTTATTGGTTGTGAAACTCAAATAATCAAATTGAATGTGAAGCTATTGTCTTGTCTATTGtatatatctataatttattgACTATTGATTCTGGTGCTTTGTGCTTTATGCACCTAGTATCAGGATGTAGtctcattattttttagtgaatttttttaaacGGGTCGGGTCACGGGTTATCCAAGTCGGATCATGGGTTATCTAGGTCTAGTCAAGTtgacccataaaaaaaaaatcagatcaggttagaaaattctgacccgttttgccatgtgTCTGTGTGGATTGCATTGAATGGTACTTATTAATACCTTTGTGCTGATTGCATTGTATTATAGATTTTGATTTGCAATTATTAATCATGTATCAGATTACCTCGTATATTTGCTCTACAATACATCCTCTCATGATGCGTCCATACCTTGTGAGAAGAATATGAAGGGAAGAATCAATATATCAAATCTAAGAGATTAGTTGATTTGTCGCTATATAAGCTCTTTTGGTTTGGTTAGCTAGATAATTATTCATGTATCATATCATCCTCTCATTATCTCATACACAACCACACCCTCTCACAATGTGTACACTCTGAGAAGGatccactttttcaaaatggaTGAGATACTCTTTGATTAGATTATGTCAAACTCCTTTGTTTTGGTCAGCAAGTAATTACAAGTCATACTGAACTCCAACAGAGGCTTCTAAATAATTTCTACATCCTCCGTGCCTTACAGACATTGTTTGTCCCTAGTATTAACTTCAATTTATCATATCCAAGGTGGTCTCAAACAGTGATCATAAAAGACATAAAAATAACATTACATGAATCAAAACAATACACCATTTACTACAGAAAGTACTTGGAAGATACACAGGAATTTTTTGACATGCTACATTGCTTCCTCAAACCATTCAAATGGCAACCAGCTTGACGCCTAAACTAAAACCTATCTACAACATGGTGGTGACACAATTAGAAGCATAGAAACTTATCACTCCCACTTTGTCTTTCCCATCCTCCCcaaatctattttaggaaatgGTAACTTCAACAGTTTTGGACTTGGGTGGTGGAGGAAGCTTCTCAACAACCACAGTCAAAACCCCATTTTCGCATTTGGCTGTAATGGCTGACACATTAGCATTTTCAGGCAATCTGAACTTTCTCAGGAGCTTTTTTGGTGCCCTTCTCTCAAGCCTGAGGTACTTGcaaccttcttcttctccatcttcacGTTTTCGCTTTCCACTGCTCCTGATCACGAGAGTGTTCTCATCTTCAACCATCACCTGCAACAAAGTAGAAAGAAGACTTTAGGCAGAGCTTCCCAAATATATATCATTTGCACAACATTTAGACAGTTTAGTTTGCTACTAAAGTCTTCAGTATGACATACGTATTCAGGCTTCATAAAGACCAAAAGGCTTGGGAGAGAAATGATAGATATTAAGTCTCCCATAGCCATTTCCAAAATATGTGTCATTTCTAGCTAAATCTTAATCATTTACAAATaccaaaaattcattaaatccaTCAAACATAAAATTCCTAGACAAGTTTCATGACCTACAGCCTTGCTCAATATACATATGAAGTTCTCTTGTATCATAAAGGATAGTACTAGGGATCCTCTCCCTCAAATTTTTGAAAGAGAAAAGCGCCATTTTACATCAAAGATTTAGCTTTTTATGAATATAAAGATATACATGATCCTAAGTTATCGAAAATCAGAGAGCATTCCTTATTGCGCAGAATGAGATTTTCAATCACATAAAATTAAGTACACCTACAGATTCATGAAAAAATCACATCATATCAAAATGGATGTGCAACTATCACCGCGAGCTCTCTCAACCTTGTACCTCCTCTTCATCGAATTCCACAAGCTTCTAAATCCAACCATACCATTCAAGCAcacaatattgtaaaataaaacatttacaaTGTAAGAAGGTGGGAAAGATAGACACACCTGAATATCAGACTTGGACAGACCAGGCACGTCCATGTAGAAAATGTACTCCTTGGGAGTGTCCAAAATGTCAACTGGAATGCTCAACACACCCTTGTTCTCATTAGACTCGTGTTCCTGCGAAGGAAACATCAATTTCTCAAAGCTCTCCGGGAAATTGAACAGGTGGTTCACCAAGTCCCCACTGATCCCAACACGGCTcatttttttccaattcttaGCAACACAAACGAATGCTCTGTGAATTTCAACAAACACAGCAACAAGCATTAGCAACTAACTGTGACAAGAGCTATACTACAAACTTTACTACATAAATTGATGTGTCAAATTATTGTTGATGTGACACTCATTACATTCATTTGCACATTAATTTGGAAactatttatagtaaaattgacATAGCTTTGCATTATCCATCAACTACACAATATTGAAGTGTTTCATTTCATTCGTGCATAAATCAAACAAGCTTAGGGATAGCATAAACAGTACGTCTTCCGGATTAAGAACTCTGTTTGTTTCACGAGAAATTGGCAAAGTAAAGTGAAGGAAAATGGTTACAAGTAAATATAATAGCAACTAAAAACATTAATCAATAGCTTTAACCCAGAAACTACAACTAACTCATTTGCGCAAAACTTCGAAAAAGAGCAATGGCCTAGTAAAAATCCCACTAACCCAGTAAAGAAAGTAtaaatttttctaagatttacaAGCTGATGCTCTGCTTGTTTCTCgagaaaaaaaatgcagaaaGAGAGTGTGTGTAGCAAAATGCTAACTAGTAAAGGGTGTTAGCATTTCATTTCGTTTCATTTATGATGACCAACAAAAGATTAGTGATTGATTAAGCATTTAAAGCGTTCAAGATCAAGAAGGTAGTACTCTGTTTGTTTCTCGAGAAAACAGTAAaagaaagtgaagaaaaaaCTGTTCACAAATAAAATGAACTGACCCACctagaagaaaggaaaagaagagaaaatgaaaaccGGATGCTTTACCTGATAAAAGGCCAAATGGGTCTTTCGGATTTGCGCGGGAAAACACACTGATAAAGCTGGGACTCTCACTGATTgtttgctgagaaaatgtgggaaATGTTTATATAGAAAACACAGAGACAAAAGCAGAGGAAAGTTCGAGAGGGACGACCGAATTGTCTGGAAAAATCTTGGCCCTTGGAGAAGCCTGATGCTTACACTTGTAAGCCTCTAAGATGGTCTTATCgttttattatttgttgatgtgacttatcaaattattataattattattattattatttaaagaataGATAGTATTTCAAGGAAAAATATGCATTTGTTCCTAATTTTAAAGTATGCATTAAAATGTCTCtgttttttagatttgattttaacaaaatcaagttttgtttaaaacttaatactatcaaaattgagttttttgtatatttttaaggaaatttgACATTAGCAATGTCGAGTTCcacataaattttcaaaaaaaaaattaagtggtaaaatatgtatagaactaaatattatcaatattgaGTTCTACCAGTATGTATAGAACTCGATATTGCTAATGTTGAGGTCCACTTGTAACTTGATTATgttaaaatcaagtttaaaaaagaGGGGCATTTTTGCAAAATAGTTTCAAAGAGAGGCATTTTGCTGCACAATTTGTAAATTGTGGGTAAATGCCCTTTTTCCCTAGTATTTCAAATGCGTTCTATCCGTAatttctttattatcaaactaaaatattaattagtttttaaaattattagattaagatatcaatcaatttttgatgTAAGTATGAATTTAAgcttaactatttttttttttgagagagtttcaacttatggcgtccgctcctgataatagctttttattatcagactaagacaccaatcagtttttggtgtaggcagggattgaaccctagatctcttatacaactttTAGacattttaccagttgagctaactgaaacccacaccTTAACTATCttatttgaaaacaataaacttATCAACTACTCAAGTACCAACAAGAATAAACAAGTTGTTAATAATAGGTCAAAAAATTATGTAGGTAATGGATACTACTAACAACTTGCTACTtagattttgttgtgaaaagtGTCGTCTCAGTAACATCACCCTTAGCACCACTGTGTTATCCTTGgcacacaatttttatttattgctCGAAGCCTTCAATGAACTTATATCCATAACAAAAGtaagaaaatcaaattatagCAGTATACTTAACAAAGTCTTAAAGATTCATCA
The sequence above is drawn from the Castanea sativa cultivar Marrone di Chiusa Pesio chromosome 5, ASM4071231v1 genome and encodes:
- the LOC142633567 gene encoding 17.4 kDa class III heat shock protein, which translates into the protein MSRVGISGDLVNHLFNFPESFEKLMFPSQEHESNENKGVLSIPVDILDTPKEYIFYMDVPGLSKSDIQVMVEDENTLVIRSSGKRKREDGEEEGCKYLRLERRAPKKLLRKFRLPENANVSAITAKCENGVLTVVVEKLPPPPKSKTVEVTIS